Proteins from a genomic interval of Symmachiella macrocystis:
- a CDS encoding glycosyltransferase — translation MTTVAQKLLLIARDFPPDFSPGVPRIERFARNLPESGWQPLILAMEHEASDSQAATQLSDPSLDSIIAERCRVSKWYRSQPAAASKKSNQTTASAQPEGNQTAQAEIPVRQSRLRPLRQWCVNLKDLLIITPDKAIGWVSPAVSAGKRMIREHNPQAIMTSGPPHSIHLVGRRLKRATGLPWVADFRDPWARRPWGHKKQNPWGQNCYPWFERRCVETADRVILNTAAMADDFRRFYPQWESKFLTIPNGCDGHLVERIEQMLGEVPARSNTDPLTLTHAGSLYRERDPRPLIEAIALLNQRGIAIRFEQIGNCSGDFNIPTFLQDHDCGEYISLTPPVPRDEALRRMAAADLLLLIQPGTDLQIPGKLFEMLPFRKPILAVAHAGATADVINQYQLGAVATDHTPQAIATVLEDLIQHRQRSDADLRWDKAIHDFDGRTLTAELAATLNAVTSGSDDSPTTADVSTPPQVTMTS, via the coding sequence GTGACGACGGTTGCCCAAAAATTATTGTTGATCGCACGCGATTTCCCACCGGATTTCTCGCCCGGCGTTCCACGGATTGAACGCTTCGCTCGAAATCTACCGGAGTCCGGTTGGCAACCTTTGATACTTGCTATGGAACACGAGGCTTCCGATTCACAGGCGGCGACACAGCTGAGTGATCCATCTCTGGATTCGATCATCGCCGAACGTTGCCGGGTCAGTAAGTGGTATCGCTCACAACCTGCCGCCGCATCGAAGAAAAGCAATCAAACGACCGCAAGTGCACAGCCTGAGGGAAACCAAACTGCGCAAGCTGAAATCCCTGTTCGGCAGTCACGGTTGCGACCGCTGCGGCAGTGGTGCGTCAACCTCAAGGATCTGCTGATCATTACCCCCGACAAGGCCATCGGTTGGGTGTCGCCGGCAGTTTCCGCTGGAAAACGGATGATCCGCGAACACAATCCGCAAGCAATCATGACATCGGGACCGCCACACAGCATTCACCTTGTTGGCCGACGGCTAAAACGTGCGACCGGTTTGCCCTGGGTCGCCGATTTTCGAGATCCCTGGGCACGACGGCCTTGGGGCCATAAAAAGCAAAATCCGTGGGGACAAAATTGCTACCCTTGGTTCGAGCGCCGCTGCGTCGAGACGGCGGATCGAGTCATCCTGAATACCGCAGCGATGGCTGACGACTTCCGGCGATTTTATCCGCAATGGGAATCAAAATTCCTCACCATTCCCAACGGCTGCGATGGCCATTTGGTAGAGCGAATCGAACAGATGCTCGGTGAAGTTCCTGCCCGTAGCAATACAGATCCATTAACACTTACACACGCCGGATCGTTGTATCGTGAACGCGATCCACGCCCGCTGATCGAAGCCATTGCCTTGCTCAATCAACGTGGCATTGCCATTCGTTTTGAACAGATCGGCAACTGCAGCGGCGATTTCAACATTCCCACGTTTTTGCAAGATCATGATTGCGGCGAGTACATCTCACTCACCCCGCCCGTCCCGCGCGATGAAGCGTTGCGTCGCATGGCGGCAGCCGATTTGCTGTTGTTAATTCAGCCCGGCACGGACCTGCAGATCCCGGGAAAACTATTCGAGATGCTGCCGTTTCGCAAACCGATTCTGGCCGTGGCGCACGCGGGTGCGACGGCCGATGTGATCAACCAGTATCAATTGGGAGCGGTGGCGACTGACCATACACCTCAGGCGATTGCAACTGTCCTGGAGGATCTGATTCAGCATCGACAGCGGTCCGACGCCGACTTACGCTGGGACAAGGCCATCCATGATTTTGACGGCCGGACATTAACGGCCGAACTGGCCGCCACATTAAACGCAGTTACCTCCGGCAGCGACGACTCACCGACTACAGCGGACGTCAGTACACCGCCACAAGTCACGATGACATCCTAA
- a CDS encoding XrtA system polysaccharide deacetylase, which translates to MLNAFTVDVEDYFQVGAFADRIPTSSWDDFEGRVVGNTRSVLDLLEKHQVRGTFFILGWTAQKYPELVRDIQRGGHEIGSHSHWHQLIYEMTPEEFADDLRLSCRIIEDITSEPVKMFRAPSFSVTGQSLWALDILADNGIEFDSSIFPVHHDRYGIPDAEPFPYRIENEQGGLWEFPPSVYRVANRMNLPVAGGGYFRLYPARLTIECIHRINRSGQPFMFYIHPWEVDPEQPRLQCGWRSRFRHYQNLGSTHRKLDRLLGEVSFGTMTDALKPSLEQSACAASSAKISAGQ; encoded by the coding sequence ATGTTGAACGCCTTTACTGTCGATGTTGAAGATTATTTTCAAGTCGGCGCGTTCGCAGATCGAATTCCCACATCAAGCTGGGATGATTTTGAAGGACGCGTTGTGGGCAACACGCGTTCCGTGTTGGACCTCCTCGAAAAGCATCAAGTCCGCGGCACCTTTTTTATCCTGGGTTGGACGGCGCAGAAATATCCTGAATTGGTTCGCGATATCCAGCGCGGCGGACATGAAATCGGCAGTCATAGTCATTGGCATCAATTGATCTACGAAATGACACCGGAAGAGTTCGCCGACGATCTAAGATTAAGCTGCCGCATCATTGAGGACATTACTAGTGAACCGGTGAAGATGTTTCGCGCTCCCAGTTTTTCAGTCACCGGCCAATCGTTGTGGGCACTGGACATCTTGGCGGATAACGGCATTGAGTTTGATTCGAGCATTTTTCCCGTACACCATGACCGATATGGAATCCCCGATGCCGAACCGTTCCCGTATCGCATCGAGAATGAGCAGGGCGGGCTGTGGGAGTTTCCGCCTTCGGTGTATCGCGTGGCGAATCGGATGAATCTTCCGGTTGCCGGCGGCGGGTATTTTCGACTCTATCCGGCGCGGCTGACCATCGAATGCATTCACCGTATCAATCGCAGCGGACAGCCGTTCATGTTTTACATTCATCCGTGGGAAGTCGATCCCGAACAGCCACGACTGCAGTGCGGCTGGCGTTCACGGTTTCGGCACTATCAAAATCTGGGGTCCACCCATCGGAAGTTGGATCGTTTATTGGGTGAAGTCTCCTTTGGAACAATGACGGACGCTTTGAAACCCTCTCTCGAACAATCAGCATGCGCTGCGTCCTCCGCAAAAATATCTGCGGGCCAGTGA
- a CDS encoding exosortase-associated EpsI family protein, whose amino-acid sequence MVRIISLVIALVIIIGTGVVHGNYAGRWGAADALILAAKNIDNIPMDFGDWKGRDRNIDPEDTKRAQAERIFAREYVNEKTRMAMSVLIVCGRPGTVSVHTPDICFQGQGRIMMSAAPETVTVDLGDESGKPLVEEFQTADFHRPDAANREQQRVYWTWSTDGTWVAPSNPRVEFIWNNTLYKLYIVRSVSPLEELKEGELDPSLQFAEQLIPVLNKALFDLPAGETKAAPVAAK is encoded by the coding sequence ATGGTACGCATTATTTCACTGGTCATCGCCTTGGTCATCATTATTGGAACCGGCGTGGTTCACGGTAACTATGCCGGCCGCTGGGGCGCGGCTGACGCATTGATTCTGGCGGCCAAAAACATCGATAATATTCCGATGGATTTCGGGGATTGGAAGGGGCGGGATCGCAATATTGATCCCGAGGATACGAAACGGGCACAGGCTGAGCGGATTTTCGCTCGTGAATATGTCAACGAAAAAACGCGCATGGCTATGTCGGTCTTGATCGTCTGTGGTCGTCCAGGAACGGTGAGCGTGCATACTCCGGACATTTGTTTTCAGGGACAAGGGCGTATCATGATGAGCGCTGCCCCCGAGACGGTCACTGTCGATTTGGGCGACGAGTCCGGTAAGCCGCTTGTCGAAGAATTCCAAACGGCCGACTTCCATCGTCCCGATGCCGCCAACCGTGAGCAACAGCGGGTCTATTGGACCTGGTCCACTGATGGCACCTGGGTCGCGCCGAGCAATCCCCGTGTGGAGTTCATCTGGAATAACACCTTGTACAAGCTTTACATCGTCCGCAGCGTTTCGCCGCTTGAGGAGTTGAAGGAGGGCGAGCTTGATCCGTCGTTGCAATTCGCCGAACAGTTGATTCCGGTGCTGAACAAAGCACTGTTTGATTTGCCGGCGGGAGAAACTAAAGCAGCGCCCGTGGCTGCCAAATAA
- a CDS encoding polysaccharide biosynthesis tyrosine autokinase has product MMQSNQEPNHYRNGNAGVPAYTNGGGGGGGALVPVGNGMDPSPAPMAGNEGAGQVDPKALLNAFRRRWFLAVTVGLFCGGSAAAAVYLLVPPNYVASSIIYIDATPGSVLQDNSSFSSDFDTFKRTQMFRALSRVVLDTALNEPVRNQTLKKYGFKTIGDLPLLKGQTFEIDWLEARLSASGRDEEFFAIKMEYSEKPEELAEIVNAITQVYYRDIANETKLNDKKRITKLVELSVDYEQQTKKKLDEIAKLGRRLGITNEEELSLDIAADNAFTRQLQDQWFNHTILRNKLRLETQITEKIGDSLEENPDIQADLIDTLIERDPKMVDLSIKADAIEATIRRYEETLKDTENNSVLKSARREQKTTQEAIAKYREELRPVIEQKIRESGNAPNPGDLPAEEQIARLDVILEQLKEELDNRKIQKTQIVTDSFELQQLQKEAAKLEARTDEIDNKIDELKIELDAPDRINVAQWAEVPRIKDWESLYKKSAMAGLGVFGLFVAAIVWFEFQAKRIDTLGDVTGGLNLRIMGALPQMPRWASQKSSKAKKTAKSAFWHSVLTESIDAARTVLIRDANVESTRLVMVGSAISGEGKTTLSCHLAASLARVGRNTLLVDCDFRKSNVHRVFGVEEHPGLSEVLLGTASLEEAIKSPSDDGPDVLPAGQFNSQLLAALAQDGLGKIFEELKKKYEFVVVDSSPVLPVTDSLMVAQHVDAVILSIRRDVSRRPKVAATRDRLAMLGVPVLGAVVIGLDGETSGYRSGYGGYGYGSRYGYGYQYNRSPEPTPSQS; this is encoded by the coding sequence ATGATGCAATCAAATCAAGAACCAAACCACTACCGAAACGGAAATGCCGGCGTTCCAGCGTACACCAATGGGGGTGGCGGCGGTGGCGGCGCACTCGTACCGGTTGGTAATGGCATGGACCCCTCGCCAGCCCCGATGGCGGGCAACGAGGGAGCCGGGCAAGTTGACCCAAAGGCATTATTAAATGCGTTTCGTCGACGATGGTTTTTGGCGGTGACGGTCGGTTTGTTCTGTGGAGGCAGTGCCGCGGCCGCAGTGTATTTGTTGGTGCCGCCGAATTACGTAGCGTCATCCATCATTTACATCGATGCCACACCGGGGTCAGTGTTGCAGGATAACAGTTCGTTTAGCAGCGATTTTGATACTTTCAAGCGCACGCAAATGTTCCGCGCGTTGTCTCGGGTGGTGTTGGATACCGCTTTGAACGAGCCTGTCCGCAACCAAACGCTAAAAAAGTACGGGTTCAAAACAATCGGCGATCTGCCGCTGCTCAAGGGGCAAACGTTCGAGATCGATTGGTTAGAGGCGAGACTCTCCGCGTCGGGGCGAGATGAGGAATTCTTCGCGATCAAAATGGAGTATAGCGAAAAACCGGAGGAGTTGGCGGAGATCGTCAATGCGATCACGCAAGTCTACTATCGCGATATCGCCAACGAAACGAAGCTCAATGACAAAAAACGGATTACTAAGTTGGTCGAGTTGTCCGTCGACTACGAGCAACAAACCAAAAAGAAGCTTGACGAAATTGCAAAACTGGGGCGGCGTCTGGGCATTACTAATGAAGAGGAACTTAGCCTGGACATTGCCGCCGACAACGCATTCACCAGACAGTTGCAGGATCAGTGGTTCAACCACACCATTTTGCGGAACAAATTGAGATTGGAGACTCAGATTACCGAAAAAATCGGGGATTCTTTGGAAGAGAATCCTGATATTCAAGCTGATCTGATCGACACGCTCATTGAACGTGATCCGAAAATGGTAGATCTGTCAATCAAAGCCGATGCGATCGAAGCGACAATCCGCCGATACGAAGAAACATTGAAAGACACGGAAAACAACTCCGTACTGAAGTCTGCACGCCGTGAGCAAAAAACAACTCAAGAAGCGATCGCAAAATACCGTGAAGAACTCCGGCCGGTCATCGAACAAAAAATCCGTGAAAGTGGCAACGCTCCAAACCCCGGAGATTTACCCGCTGAGGAACAGATTGCGAGGTTGGATGTTATCCTCGAGCAATTAAAAGAAGAGCTCGACAATCGGAAAATACAAAAAACACAGATCGTAACGGACTCGTTTGAATTGCAACAACTGCAAAAAGAAGCAGCCAAGTTAGAGGCTCGAACCGATGAGATCGATAACAAAATCGACGAGCTGAAGATCGAATTGGATGCACCAGATCGAATTAATGTCGCGCAATGGGCTGAAGTGCCGCGGATCAAGGATTGGGAATCGCTGTACAAAAAATCGGCGATGGCCGGCTTGGGCGTGTTTGGACTGTTTGTCGCCGCCATTGTTTGGTTTGAATTCCAAGCAAAACGGATTGATACCTTGGGCGACGTCACCGGCGGATTGAACTTGCGAATCATGGGAGCTTTGCCGCAAATGCCGCGGTGGGCCAGCCAAAAATCCTCTAAGGCGAAAAAGACAGCCAAAAGTGCATTTTGGCACAGCGTGCTGACCGAATCGATCGATGCGGCTCGGACGGTGTTAATTCGCGATGCAAATGTGGAATCGACCCGGCTGGTGATGGTCGGCAGCGCGATTTCCGGTGAAGGCAAAACAACCTTGTCCTGCCATCTCGCGGCCAGTTTGGCTCGTGTGGGCCGAAACACCTTGCTTGTCGATTGCGATTTCCGAAAATCCAATGTGCACCGAGTCTTCGGTGTCGAGGAACATCCCGGCTTGAGCGAGGTCTTGTTGGGAACAGCGTCGCTGGAAGAGGCCATTAAATCGCCGAGCGACGACGGTCCGGATGTCCTTCCTGCCGGTCAATTCAATTCACAGCTGTTGGCTGCACTGGCCCAGGATGGCTTGGGTAAGATCTTCGAAGAACTCAAGAAGAAATACGAATTCGTCGTCGTTGATTCGTCCCCGGTGTTGCCGGTCACCGATTCGCTGATGGTGGCCCAGCATGTGGATGCCGTGATCCTTTCGATTCGCCGCGACGTGAGTCGTCGTCCTAAGGTGGCCGCCACACGCGACCGGTTGGCCATGTTGGGCGTTCCGGTATTAGGCGCGGTTGTGATCGGTCTGGACGGTGAGACGAGCGGATACCGTTCCGGATACGGCGGCTACGGATACGGTTCGCGCTACGGCTACGGCTACCAATACAATCGTTCGCCCGAACCAACACCTTCGCAATCGTAA
- a CDS encoding exosortase/archaeosortase family protein, with protein sequence MGTSEKSSKPVFGVEVWGGLAVLLAAVMWAYWPTVTTMAGKWENDPQYSHGWLVPLFAIALLWLRWDKLEPENLKTSWWGVGLLVLGAAMRLGAGWINFDWFDGMSIIPTLAGLCMLFGGVAAMKWAWPAFAFLVFMVPLPFQVERMMMGPLRNLGTVTSSYVMQTLGLPAIAEGNIIHLGEHTIGVAEACSGLRMLVIFFALSAAVALIIDRNIWVRLLILASAIPIALISNIARITITGMAYQLASPELAESLFHDWAGWLMMPFGLLLLWGELWLLSHLFIEESDDDYDSLAMGFSKTATATNSKDGGAESDTKGSGKIHLPLP encoded by the coding sequence GTGGGAACCAGCGAAAAGAGTTCAAAACCAGTATTCGGCGTCGAGGTTTGGGGTGGATTAGCCGTCCTGCTGGCAGCCGTGATGTGGGCCTATTGGCCGACAGTCACGACCATGGCGGGAAAATGGGAGAACGACCCCCAATATTCGCACGGTTGGCTGGTGCCGTTGTTTGCAATTGCCTTGTTGTGGCTCCGCTGGGATAAGCTGGAACCGGAAAACCTCAAAACAAGTTGGTGGGGCGTCGGCCTGTTGGTGCTGGGGGCTGCGATGCGGTTGGGGGCAGGTTGGATTAACTTTGACTGGTTTGACGGCATGTCTATCATTCCGACATTGGCAGGTCTGTGCATGCTTTTCGGCGGTGTCGCCGCGATGAAATGGGCCTGGCCGGCATTTGCCTTTTTGGTCTTTATGGTTCCGCTCCCGTTTCAAGTGGAACGGATGATGATGGGGCCGCTGCGAAACTTAGGCACGGTGACCAGTTCGTACGTGATGCAGACGCTCGGTCTTCCCGCCATTGCCGAAGGGAACATCATTCACCTGGGCGAACACACAATTGGCGTGGCCGAGGCGTGTAGTGGATTGCGAATGTTGGTGATCTTTTTTGCACTGTCGGCAGCTGTGGCCTTGATCATTGATCGCAACATTTGGGTGCGGTTGTTGATTCTAGCCAGCGCGATTCCGATTGCGTTGATTTCCAATATTGCTCGGATCACCATCACCGGCATGGCGTATCAATTGGCCAGCCCCGAATTGGCCGAAAGCCTTTTCCATGATTGGGCAGGTTGGTTGATGATGCCGTTTGGACTGTTGCTACTTTGGGGAGAGTTGTGGCTGCTTTCGCACCTGTTCATTGAGGAATCCGACGACGACTACGACTCGTTGGCAATGGGCTTTTCCAAAACCGCGACAGCGACAAATTCCAAGGATGGCGGGGCCGAGTCGGATACGAAAGGGTCGGGCAAAATTCATTTGCCATTACCTTAA
- a CDS encoding M56 family metallopeptidase yields the protein MNTLFESFSSSFAGNNASAFAFDIALRSTVLLLGALIVIAICRRVSAAARHRLWLLSVVGVLWIPILYLAAPQLKFALPGADKPARFSEATSITSQWLFTETIPTSKPNSAQPATPARPETFEAASMTSAVADAPAWHTGDVLLVTWAAGVLIVGLLSLISIASAHWLVRKSAMLSDDAWQGLLLSLREQLGISRTVQLRSCDRPISPMTWGLMRPVILLPRDCASWTDECRRAVLLHELAHIQRHDWLSQMLAQVACVVYWFHPLVWFANRQVRKESDCAADDVVLTAGMPATTYAEQLLVIAQQISAEWLHPAPAMARRGQLSQRIGVLLDPRRNRRGLGRRVSVLMTAVAFCAVAFVGVVSVTVAEDETVVKNKAVKKMPVEDKQAAKPVATVRDQIERALRSTTEVDFQDQPLTDVVINFKDMHNISIVIDDVALNDEGISPDSPVNLTLAGITTEFALRLILDPLELEAVVDDDVLKITTKAVAAGILETRVYDLKNIMGQALAPQQFYPLRNAIIECVAPDTWSEAGGSGVIAQGPATEEEKRDTSAPGILVIRQTAKVHHQILGLLADLRQVLNPPSEKKLEPTTQEKNEQAIRKALASPSEVDFQDQPLIDVALHLQDLHNIQIVFDEMAMNDEGISTDTPVNLSLGGISLQKVLRLILGPIQLQAVSYEEVLLITTATKAEELQIVRIYDVSELPLSRDTKLLATTIESTVLPDTWNESGGGGVIAPFSGSILRQKNQIDPFRESNLLIVRQTEQGHEQVAALLDQLRRVKR from the coding sequence ATGAACACGCTCTTCGAATCCTTTAGTTCGTCGTTTGCCGGTAACAATGCGTCAGCATTTGCATTTGATATTGCCCTGCGGTCAACGGTTCTACTGCTCGGGGCACTGATTGTAATAGCCATCTGCCGCCGCGTCTCGGCAGCGGCGCGGCATCGGTTGTGGTTGTTGTCGGTTGTGGGGGTGTTGTGGATTCCCATTTTGTATCTAGCGGCGCCGCAACTGAAATTCGCGTTGCCCGGCGCTGACAAACCGGCTCGTTTCTCGGAAGCGACGTCGATCACTTCGCAATGGCTCTTCACGGAAACGATTCCAACCAGTAAGCCAAACAGTGCGCAGCCAGCAACGCCGGCCAGACCTGAAACGTTCGAGGCAGCAAGCATGACGAGCGCGGTCGCTGACGCTCCTGCGTGGCACACGGGGGACGTATTGCTCGTTACCTGGGCGGCGGGTGTGTTGATCGTAGGATTGTTGAGTTTGATCAGCATCGCCTCAGCTCATTGGTTGGTGCGCAAGTCAGCGATGTTGTCGGATGATGCTTGGCAGGGCTTGTTGTTGTCGTTGCGGGAACAACTAGGGATTTCACGGACAGTGCAGTTGCGTAGTTGTGATCGGCCGATATCGCCGATGACCTGGGGGCTAATGCGGCCGGTGATTTTGTTGCCGCGGGATTGCGCGAGTTGGACGGATGAGTGCCGTCGGGCGGTGTTGTTGCACGAACTGGCGCATATTCAACGGCACGACTGGCTGTCGCAGATGTTGGCCCAAGTGGCGTGTGTGGTGTACTGGTTTCATCCGTTGGTGTGGTTCGCGAACCGTCAAGTGCGCAAAGAGAGCGATTGCGCGGCCGACGACGTGGTGCTCACGGCCGGGATGCCGGCAACGACGTATGCGGAGCAGTTATTGGTGATCGCCCAACAAATTTCAGCCGAATGGCTGCACCCGGCGCCGGCGATGGCGCGGCGCGGGCAATTGTCACAACGGATCGGCGTGTTACTCGACCCCCGCCGCAATCGCCGTGGTTTGGGGCGACGGGTGTCGGTGCTGATGACGGCCGTCGCATTCTGCGCAGTGGCATTTGTTGGGGTGGTGTCGGTGACTGTGGCTGAGGATGAAACGGTGGTTAAAAATAAGGCGGTCAAGAAAATGCCAGTTGAGGACAAACAAGCTGCGAAACCGGTGGCGACAGTACGAGACCAAATTGAGCGGGCATTGCGGAGTACAACCGAAGTCGACTTCCAGGATCAACCTTTAACGGATGTCGTAATTAATTTTAAGGATATGCACAACATCTCAATCGTCATCGACGACGTGGCGCTCAATGACGAAGGGATTTCACCAGACTCGCCGGTGAATTTGACGCTAGCGGGGATCACGACCGAATTCGCGCTGCGATTGATACTGGATCCTTTAGAACTGGAGGCAGTAGTCGATGATGATGTGCTGAAGATCACGACCAAAGCCGTGGCGGCGGGGATTCTGGAAACGCGGGTTTATGATTTGAAAAACATCATGGGGCAGGCTTTGGCTCCACAACAATTCTACCCGTTGCGGAATGCGATCATCGAGTGCGTCGCACCCGACACATGGAGCGAGGCGGGGGGATCGGGCGTTATCGCTCAAGGGCCTGCCACGGAAGAGGAGAAACGCGACACGTCCGCACCCGGGATTCTAGTAATCCGCCAGACGGCGAAAGTGCATCATCAGATTTTAGGATTGTTGGCTGATCTGCGACAGGTTTTGAATCCTCCCAGCGAGAAAAAGTTAGAGCCGACGACACAGGAGAAAAACGAACAGGCGATCCGCAAAGCATTGGCATCGCCCTCGGAGGTAGACTTTCAGGATCAACCGTTGATCGATGTCGCCCTTCATCTCCAAGATTTACATAACATCCAAATCGTCTTCGATGAGATGGCGATGAATGATGAGGGAATTTCGACCGATACGCCGGTCAATTTGTCCCTTGGTGGAATATCGCTGCAGAAGGTTCTGCGACTCATACTTGGGCCCATACAATTGCAGGCGGTATCTTATGAAGAAGTGTTGCTGATTACGACCGCGACCAAAGCCGAGGAACTGCAAATCGTGCGGATTTATGACGTGAGTGAACTTCCGCTGAGTCGAGATACCAAATTGCTGGCCACGACGATTGAGTCCACGGTGCTACCCGACACATGGAATGAGTCCGGAGGCGGTGGTGTGATTGCTCCGTTCAGCGGGTCGATATTGAGGCAGAAAAACCAAATTGACCCCTTTCGCGAAAGCAATCTGTTAATCGTGCGCCAAACGGAACAGGGTCACGAGCAGGTGGCGGCATTGTTGGACCAGTTGCGGCGGGTGAAACGGTAG
- a CDS encoding BlaI/MecI/CopY family transcriptional regulator: protein MPRPPQAQLSRRERQIMDIVYRRGSSTAAEIRAELADPPSYSTVRTLLRVLLEKGHLKHKQDGPRYVYSPTLSAEKARRSALKQLLTTFFDGSAEKAMATLIDMSSAKLSQQDLNQLAQLIEHAKQGEKK, encoded by the coding sequence ATGCCACGACCACCACAGGCACAACTCAGTCGACGGGAACGCCAAATCATGGATATTGTCTATCGCCGCGGCTCCTCGACAGCTGCCGAGATCCGCGCAGAACTCGCCGACCCGCCCAGCTATTCCACCGTCCGCACGTTGCTGCGGGTGCTCTTGGAAAAGGGGCACTTGAAACACAAGCAAGACGGCCCGCGGTATGTCTATTCGCCCACCCTCTCCGCCGAAAAGGCCCGCCGCTCGGCGCTGAAACAGCTCCTCACCACCTTCTTCGACGGCTCCGCCGAAAAAGCAATGGCCACACTGATCGACATGTCCTCGGCCAAGCTATCCCAACAAGATCTCAACCAACTCGCCCAACTGATCGAACACGCCAAACAAGGGGAAAAAAAATGA
- a CDS encoding BlaI/MecI/CopY family transcriptional regulator, which translates to MTEPNHQLAALQLAIMRVLWKRGEATVADVREDLHDERPLAYTTIATMLAKMERKGYVAHRIEGRAHIYRPAIDQEKVSRSMVTDLADRLFAGDVTQMVAHLLDGCDVDADELARLKALIRAREKEDRDAR; encoded by the coding sequence ATGACCGAACCCAATCATCAACTCGCCGCACTGCAACTCGCTATTATGCGGGTCCTCTGGAAACGGGGCGAAGCGACCGTGGCGGATGTCCGCGAGGACCTGCACGACGAGCGTCCGCTGGCCTATACCACCATCGCCACCATGCTGGCCAAGATGGAACGCAAAGGCTACGTCGCTCATCGGATCGAGGGGCGAGCGCACATTTATCGACCGGCGATCGATCAAGAAAAAGTCAGCCGCTCGATGGTCACCGACCTCGCCGATCGACTGTTTGCCGGCGATGTCACGCAGATGGTCGCGCACCTGCTCGACGGCTGCGATGTCGATGCTGATGAATTGGCCCGCCTCAAAGCATTGATTCGTGCCCGTGAAAAGGAGGACCGTGATGCCCGATAA